One Xiphophorus maculatus strain JP 163 A chromosome 10, X_maculatus-5.0-male, whole genome shotgun sequence genomic region harbors:
- the LOC102222318 gene encoding dual specificity phosphatase DUPD1-like, producing MSSEEESVDQTPPTCGLLGLLLKNRRPTGAVNEVWPDLFIGNAATARNKTLLQNLGITHVVNAADGPQHIDTGPRFYTDTFIQYHGVEAADCRDFDLSPFFSETADFIHGALSQKGKVLVHCARGISRSGTLVLAFLMIKEGLTLEEAVELVCRSRNILPNTGFLNQLCQLDSALHRRKM from the exons ATGAGCTCAGAGGAGGAGTCAGTGGATCAGACACCGCCCACCTGCGGTCTGCTGGGCCTTCTGCTGAAGAACAGGCGTCCCACCGGAGCTGTCAACGAGGTCTGGCCCGACCTCTTCATTGGGAACGC GGCGACAGCTCGAAATAAGACGCTGCTACAAAATCTGGGAATAACACACGTGGTGAATGCTGCAGATGGCCCTCAGCACATTGACACCGGGCCACGTTTCTACACAGACACCTTCATACAGTATCATGGAGTAGAGGCAGCAGACTGCAGAGATTTTGACTTGAGCCCGTTCTTCTCAGAGACTGCTGATTTCATTCACGGAGCTCTGAGTCAGAAAG GTAAGGTACTCGTCCACTGCGCTCGGGGAATCAGCCGCTCAGGAACTCTTGTGTTAGCCTTCCTCATGATCAAAGAAGGTCTTACCCTGGAGGAAGCCGTGGAGCTCGTTTGCAGGAGCAGAAACATCCTGCCGAACACTGGGTTTCTGAATCAGCTCTGTCAGCTGGACTCAGCTTtgcacagaagaaaaatgtaa
- the LOC102227479 gene encoding dual specificity phosphatase DUPD1-like produces the protein MASHESKAGSKINATKAAEESSTADDYVTPGTYELEKILNRGSVAYTRVNEVWPNVYIGDEETAMDKCTLKRLGVTHILNAAEGTWNNVDTGPGYYKDMDIVYYGVVAEDVPTFDLSQHFFSATKFIRETLRNPQNKLLVHCVMGRSRSATLFLAYLMIYENMTIVDAIEHVKGHRRIIPNWGFLKQLRELDQQLLEERGGL, from the exons atggcttctCACGAGTCAAAGGCCGGATCAAAGATAAACGCTACAAAAGCAGCAGAGGAGTCCAGCACGGCGGACGATTATGTCACACCTGGGACCTACGAGCTGGAGAAAATCCTCAACCGTGGGAGCGTGGCTTACACTCGTGTCAACGAGGTCTGGCCTAACGTCTACATTGGAGATGA GGAGACTGCTATGGATAAGTGTACCCTGAAGAGGCTGGGAGTTACTCACATATTGAATGCAGCAGAAGGAACATGGAACAATGTGGACACTGGGCCTGGCTATTACAAAGACATGGATATTGTTTACTATGGTGTGGTTGCAGAAGACGTCCCGACATTTGACCTCAGCCAGCATTTCTTTTCTGCTACCAAGTTCATTCGGGAAACACTGCGAAATCCTCAGA ATAAACTGCTGGTTCATTGTGTGATGGGAAGGAGTCGGTCCGCCACCCTCTTTCTCGCCTACCTGATGATCTACGAGAACATGACAATTGTGGACGCCATCGAGCACGTAAAGGGACACCGACGGATCATCCCTAACTGGGGCTTCCTGAAGCAGCTGAGGGAACTAGACCAACAGCTCCTGGAGGAAAGAGGAGGCTTATAA